AGGTAAGTGGAGTATGCTCAGGAATTTTGCCTTTCCTGAAGGTGGTTGGTGCTTGGAGAGTTATTTCTGACATCCGTTTGCTGCCTGACTGGGATTTGTCAAAGTTTGTGGAGGACTGAGATTGGCAATTTCTGATGTCTTCCTCTATTTTCTGTTCACCAGACACACGGACAGGACCTTAGCACAATCTCACCAGCAAGCATCTTCGAGTCAATGTTCcagagcccagagcctgcaaacCAGGATGACTCTCAGCAGACAGGTGCGGCTTGTGGCTGGCTTGACAGAGAGCCTTTGGTCTGGAGGTGTGGAGGTGGCAGTGCTTCACAGGGCAGAAATCCACCTGCTGCCCGATAAGCTCAATGAAAAGATCATTGATTCAGATCTCATGAGAACTGCTGTGTTTCTTTTGGCAGCTGCCTTGATGGAAGGTTTTAACGGTGACACGGACTCGGTCCCTGCTGCTCCGCCGCCCGCAGGAGACTCTGCGTCCTTGTCTCTTCCCCTGGTCCTGCAGCTTGGCATCTCTGAGCCTTCCCACTCAGCACTACAAGCCTCAGCAGCCCCCGCTGCTCCCTCCTCCATAGGAACCAGCTCACAGCAAGCTGCATTTGGAAATCCTGCAACTGTTTTACAATCCCCTGAAGTGCCTGTTCCTCACAGCACACAGTTTGCAGCCAGTCACCAAGActtcctgcagcctccccagcccccGCCGCAGCCCATGGTGCCAGGACTGTCAGTGGTGGCTGGGGCCCCTGCCCCGGCAGCGCCTGGTGCCACTGAGCCCCTGCCAGCTGTGGTTCAGACTGTGCCTGTTGGTGCAAACCCCGTTCTGACCAGTAACCCAACCATAACCATTACTCCTTCCCAGAGCACTGCTATCCTGCAGTCCAGCATTGTCATGGGAGAGCAGAACTTGCAATGGATCTTAAATGGTGCCACTGGTTCCTcacaaaaccaagaacaaatggtgagtgtgtgcagcagggccttgagcagctggagCTCTTCCTCCTAGAGCACTTGCttttgaaaagggaaaggaTCAAACCGTGGAACTGTAAGACAGGAGCTGAGATGCAGTGTTGTGGAATGCCTGTCACATTAATGTGTGTAGGCACGTCACCAGTGCAGcccccaaagcagggagagaaatAAATAGAACATAGGTAGAAAAATCCAGGGTGCAGAAAACTCTTGTCCTAATCACAGACTTCTTAGAGCAGGTAAGCAGGTCCAAGACAATACCACATAGCTCAAGAACATATCTGGGGTGTAATCAATTGGAGAGCTGAGAATCTTCATGCTTTGGGAAATCTGGAGACCTGAGTCCTCATGCTTTAGCTTTGGGAATACTGTTGCCAGCTGTAGGctttctcagcagcagatggtcAGCagtgaatggctccagggacaACTTGAAGAATTTAGTTGTCAGAATCCCCCAGGCTGTGTTAATGAGGGTGGGGTGTGGAGGGTGGTTGCTCCCCATCCTTAGAACTACTGAAACAATAACTGACTTATGGGACAGCCAGAACATGGCTCAGAACCAAGCGAGATAATACCATTTTGAATTAATTCTCCTGTGTGTTGTCTCTGGAATATATGTGCAGCTGTTTTCATTTGATTGCAGTTTTTCAGACTTAAAACAACAGAAATTCGATTGAAATCAACTTAgatgtttttgtcttttttttttctttaaagccaCAAGTTCCAAAAGTAGtagaaaaggttttttttacCACCGCATTACCAGTGGCTGGCAACACAGGTAAGCCTGACTCTGAacttgctttttctctctctctgtagcACTTTTAGCTTGACCAGCACTTGTGGTGATTTTATTGCTTGTAAAAATGGTGGGGAAAaaatcctttcccttttttaccTTCCTGAGGTTTTAAGTGCAGTCTGCTGGAGACATACAGGTTtgtgctgagctctgtcctGTAGTAGTTTCTCCAATGACTTTAAGATAATCAGGTTCACAAATTAGATCCTGTAGTCATAAAAATGGTATTTTAATGGAGCTCACATAGAAAGATAAAGTGCAATGTGGTATCATCTTCACAGGTTGGTGCTTAGGGACTTGGGGGCTTGAGAGCTGTTCTTTATTTGATTTGATGCTGTAAAAGTTGCAGTGGTTGTCAGAAGAGACACTGTGCTGTGTAAAAATATTAGATCAGACTTCTAATGCTTGGGTGCAGACTGAAAGGGTTTCTTATCCTTATTTCTCACAGCTGAGTACCTGCCACTTTCTTCTTATTGATCATCTGCTGGAGGTGTTTGTTGTGCTTGAACAAAGTAACAGCTAATCTCTGCTGCCAGGGGCACACGATCTCATTTAACAAAGGTGATTTGtctctctccctgctgtgaAATGATGTAGTTCCGTTGTCTTTTGTCTTTGTCTCACCTTCAGGAAGCCCTGTTCAGCAGATTGGTCTCAGTGTTCCTGTCATTATTATCAAGCAGGAGGAGGCCTGCCAGTGTCAGTGTGCCTGCCGAGACTCTGCCAAGGACAAAGCCACTGTTAAGAAGGAATGTTCCTCACCTGATTCTAAAGCTTTGGAGCAgccagctccccagctgcagcctcagaccttcccttccccttctccttcatgTGGGCAGAGCAGTCAGATAGTGACCCCTTCAGACTCACAGACTGAAACATTAAGTGCCATGGATGTCTCGGACTTCCTGTCCCTCCAGAGCCCTGACACCCCCTCTAACATAATTCCAATCGAAGCACTACTGcagggtgaggaagaaattggtTTGAATAGCAGCTTCTCCAAGTGAAGATGttccagaatattttttttttttctttttttgcaccTGGAGGGTAAAACCCTTCTCCTTAGAAGCAGAAACTGAAGGATcgattctttttttccttcctctttggaAGTTTTGTGGCTTATCTCTGCTTCACAGATGTCATCTTAGTCACATCCCAGGTACATCCATCTTTGAGAatctatcttaaaaaaaaaaaaagaaaaaaggtaaaaacaaaagaaaaaaagctaagTTATATATGAACTGTTTTGGCTGCACTGTCTGTCACTTTTGCTTGTCATATGTGAACACAGAAAAGTTACTtgtgtgcaaaaaaaaagatttttttaaaaagaaaaaagggggggggttAGTTTGTCTCCAATTGCACATCACTTATGTTTGGGTTAAAGGTACTGGCAGCAAGTGGGTCTTTGTTACAACTCCTTGGGTCTATcattttctctgtctcttaTGTCTGATGCTAACCATGCACTATGAGGGGAGCCTGGAGAGGACTTTGCTGTGGTAGGAACTGGCATGGCTGTAGCAGATGGTTTGTCTGCAGTTGAATTGGAATGGAATTGTCACATCACTGAGTGGGAGCTGATGCTTAGGTTTGCTTTGTGCTAACACTGTTACTGAAGCCTGCAGAAGCTTTTGGGGAGTCCTTTCAGGAGATCACAAGTACCTTGTGTTCCTGACAGAGCTGTTCATTTCGCTAGGGCTTAAGTGTGGTGGCAAACCCCGTTCCACAGCATGGAAACTCTGTTGGAGCCTTGGCTTCCTTAGGTTTAGGAGCTTGTTTGCCTCTCTTTTAAGGATGCAGTGAGTCCCAGGGGTAGGCAGCTTGGTGCCTACTGCTCTTCTGATTCGTTTGGCTCTGTTCGGAAACAAGTCACCCTCGTAATTCCTGCGACTGTTTCATCAGGAGCACGGTGCCTTTGCTGGTTACTCTCATCTTCTGTCAAGAGCAGCTCTAGGGAAACCTTCAGAATGATTCAATTCCGTTTGAATTCAGTTGAGTCTCTCCTTCAGCTGTCcagaaatgcttctttttttttttttttttttttttttttcccttgttaaaCTGTATTGTTTCTGCCTGAATCTGCCTCCACCCTACTGCAATGCCAGCTTTTTGTGCACGGGGCTATTTCTTGACTTTGAAAGATGTTACACAACATAgtagtttgttgttttggttttttttttttcatatcaaaCTGAGAAGTCTCTATTCTAACCTACTCAGGgtaaataaaacacaaacaccccccccccctttccaccAAAAAGCCTGTAATGTTGCAATAAATGCAGTCTCATTCTAAATGGTTTATTTATGctgcattattttaaaagatgtaaTTTTTATAGTGTTTTACCCCATCTTCCTGGCTTTGGCAGTCAGTCTCTATGTTAAAGGAAAGAATATTAAGTAGTCTTTATTCAGTTGACAGTATTGTCATTAGTGAGATACAAAGATAATGACTGTAAAGCCAATTAATGGGGAATCTCTGAGCACCAGGCTAGCGAGGCAGTCTCCAGTGACTAGAGATGTCCCTGGGTGTTTGAGCAGATCTGCCCTCTCTACCTGCTGGGGAGAGTGGCAGCAGTGCAACCAGCTCCCCAGGGTGACCAGCAGCCTTACCACCACTGTTGTCACGTCCCTGGCTTCAGCCATCTCCTGCTGTTCCCTTGCAAGTGCACTGTtgtggcacagctgggagcaggctgaAGGCAGCTGGGTTTTCATCTCTGTtagctggctgccagctgtcCAGTGCAGATGCAGAAGGGTGAAATCCTACCCCAttggggtgggtgtgtgtgagGAGAGGCCGTGCAGAGGATGCTGTGTGGGTAGTGCTGTGTCTCTGCGAGGGCAGAGTGCTCCATTTGGTGATTGCAATGAGAGCTTGctggcaccagctgagctggaaaCAGACTGATTGTGTTTCCTTGCTAATTGTGTTTCTTCTGGGGGTGTGTTGGCGTGTGGTGCAGTACTGTCCCAGTGGGGAGGTGGATCCTGCACCTTGAAACACAGACTAGTGaagtggtttgtggtttgtcCCTGCAGTGGGGAtccctgcagggcagtgaggcagtGGCATGGCTTtggttttctcctttgttttgtgCTGCAGTTTGGTTGCAGAGCAGCAAGAACTGCCTTGAACACAAAAGAAATTGTCTCAAGCCTATGTGGCTGGAACTAGCAGGATGAGTCCTCTGGTAGAGCTCTGTTTCAGAGGAGTGTGAGTGGTGCCTGGAACTGAGAGGGTTCCAtggagcacagccctctgcAAGGGGCCTCACACCCTTCCCATGGCACAGCATGATAGTAATGGTCGAGGATGAGAGGGTGTATGAGTGTGAGACTCTGCTAGTGCAGGAGCATGCAGATCCCCCTATAGCTGTTGGGTTTTCTCTGACGGGGACAAGGCTACCAGATGAGGTCTGAAATGTGACAGCTGGGGGATTTAGcaacctctgcagagccttcctgtcCTTCAGGGAGAATGTTTTTCAGTGCTACTTTTGCTACTTGTGACTCAGTCCAGGTAAAATATGCTTCTGGTTGCAGCAGGTAGCATCTTCAGAAACTCCTTTGTGACAAATCGGTAGAAGAGTCTCTGCCACAGGCTGTAGAAGCTGGTCTGGGAGCACAGTGatgagcagcagggcagtgctgcaagcATCCTTCCTGAGCAGGTGTCAGAGGTTAAcc
The Indicator indicator isolate 239-I01 chromosome 33, UM_Iind_1.1, whole genome shotgun sequence DNA segment above includes these coding regions:
- the MTF1 gene encoding metal regulatory transcription factor 1, translating into MGENSPEGNVIYYEVEEDDLTQDDNMMRFADKNGLVSSSSGTVYDRTTVLIEQDHSVLEDDEDEGQCGDHLPFLPEGHEEGFHLIADHEGMSQGYVQHIISPDQIHLTINPGSTPMPRNIEGATLTLQSECPETKLKEVKRYQCTFEGCPRTYSTAGNLRTHQKTHRGEYTFVCNQEGCGKAFLTSYSLKIHVRVHTKEKPFECDVQGCEKAFNTLYRLKAHQRLHTGKTFNCESEGCSKYFTTHSDLRKHIRTHTGEKPFRCEHDGCGKAFAASHHLKTHVRTHTGEKPFFCPSNGCEKTFSTQYSLKSHMKGHEKGQSYNALPNNNVSEDTSHSLCLSDLSLISTDSELRENSNTTHGQDLSTISPASIFESMFQSPEPANQDDSQQTAALMEGFNGDTDSVPAAPPPAGDSASLSLPLVLQLGISEPSHSALQASAAPAAPSSIGTSSQQAAFGNPATVLQSPEVPVPHSTQFAASHQDFLQPPQPPPQPMVPGLSVVAGAPAPAAPGATEPLPAVVQTVPVGANPVLTSNPTITITPSQSTAILQSSIVMGEQNLQWILNGATGSSQNQEQMPQVPKVVEKVFFTTALPVAGNTGSPVQQIGLSVPVIIIKQEEACQCQCACRDSAKDKATVKKECSSPDSKALEQPAPQLQPQTFPSPSPSCGQSSQIVTPSDSQTETLSAMDVSDFLSLQSPDTPSNIIPIEALLQGEEEIGLNSSFSK